From Nicotiana tabacum cultivar K326 chromosome 15, ASM71507v2, whole genome shotgun sequence, the proteins below share one genomic window:
- the LOC142161616 gene encoding DEAD-box ATP-dependent RNA helicase 45-like, which translates to MEEKHKSKREEESKKRHRDSKEDRGDRDKHRDRDHHRSSSDKKDREKISRYDREKSADEKYGERDRDRDRDRAKHKDRHRDKEREKSRGRDDNDDERPSRDRVKEREKKDKEDRENRERERERERDREKEREKKRDRERREKEKEKEREKERREREREKERNREKDRHREVENGSDDEVDAKDRDRKRRKRNDDDHKERERDRERSSKSNNKLREDSTDEVLAEEKNEKSREEDFAEEQRKLEDEMEKRRRRVQEWQELKRKKEESEREKFGVAGGAEEEPKLGKTWTLEGESDDEDAEGKHGMDIDVDDNGKAMDDDDGADKAASSPVIQNGNDELMGDDDDIDPLDAFMNSMVLPEVEKLNNAVVNNLDGENSKNGTHKGKEEQQPKKMSVKKTMGRIIPGEDSDSDYGNVENEGDDPLEEEDDEEFMKRVKKTKAEKLSIVDHSKIDYPPFRKNFYIEVKEISRMSAEEVSAYRKQLELKIHGKDVPKPIRTWHQTGLSSKMLDTIKKLNYEKPMSIQAQALPVIMSGRDCIGIAKTGSGKTLAFVLPMLRHIKDQPPLMSGDGPIGLIMAPTRELVQQIHSDIKKFTKAMGLVCVPVYGGSGVAQQISELKRGAEIVVCTPGRMIDILCTSGGKITNLRRVTYLVMDEADRMFDMGFEPQITRIVQNTRPDRQTVLFSATFPRQVEILARKVLNKPVEIQVGGRSVVNKDITQLVEVRPEGERFLRLLELLGEWYEKGKILIFVHTQEKCDALFRDLLKHGYPCLSLHGAKDQTDRESTISDFKSNVCNLLIATSIAARGLDVKELELVINYDVPNHYEDYVHRVGRTGRAGRKGCAITFLSEDDARYAPDLLKALQLSEQVVPDDLKALADSFMAKVNQGLEQAHGTGYGGSGFKFNEEEDEVRRAAKKAQAKEYGFEEDKSDSEDEDDGIRKAGGDLSQQAALAQAAALVAASKASMASAATPVSAGQLLPNGGLPVALPGVLGINIPGATAAVAGNGLPIGSNDVTARAAALAAALNLQHNLAKIQADAMPEHYEAELEINDFPQNARWKVTHKETLGPISEWTGAAITTRGQYVPPGKAPGLLDRKLYLFIEGPTEQSVKRAKAELKRVLEDITMQASSLPGSAQPGRYSVV; encoded by the coding sequence ATGGAAGAGAAGCACAAGTCGAAGAGAGAGGAAGAATCGAAGAAGCGTCACCGTGATAGTAAGGAGGATCGAGGAGATCGTGACAAGCATAGGGACAGAGACCACCATCGTTCCTCATCAGATAAGAAGGATCGAGAGAAAATCAGCCGCTATGATAGAGAAAAAAGTGCCGATGAAAAGTACGGTGAGAGGGATAGGGATAGAGATAGAGATAGGGCAAAGCACAAGGATAGACACAGGGATAAGGAGCGGGAAAAAAGCAGGGGccgtgatgataatgatgatgaaaGACCTAGTAGAGATAGAGTTAAAGAACGAGAAAAAAAGGATAAGGAAGATCGTGAAAACagagagagggagagggagagggagagggatagagagaaagagagggagaAGAAGAGAGATCGAGAAAGGagggagaaagagaaagagaaagagagagaaaaggagaggagagaaagagagagagaaaaggagCGGAACAGGGAAAAGGATAGACACCGTGAAGTAGAAAATGGTAGCGATGATGAAGTTGATGCCAAGGATCGAGATAGAAAGAGGCGAAAGAGAAATGATGATGATCATAAGGAGAGGGAGAGGGATCGTGAAAGGAGTAGCAAATCCAACAACAAGCTCAGGGAAGATAGCACTGATGAAGTATTAGCAGAAGAAAAGAATGAGAAGAGTCGAGAAGAGGATTTTGCTGAGGAGCAAAGGAAATTAGAGGATGAGATGGAGAAGCGAAGGAGGAGAGTTCAAGAATGGCAAGAgctaaagagaaaaaaagaggagTCCGAAAGGGAGAAGTTTGGTGTTGCTGGAGGTGCTGAAGAAGAACCTAAATTGGGCAAAACTTGGACTTTGGAAGGAGAATCTGACGATGAAGATGCTGAGGGGAAACATGGCATGGATATTGATGTGGATGATAATGGCAAGGCTATGGATGATGATGACGGTGCGGACAAGGCGGCTAGTTCCCCTGTAATTCAGAATGGCAATGATGAGTTAATGGGGGACGACGATGATATTGACCCGTTGGATGCTTTTATGAACTCTATGGTTTTGCCTGAAGTTGAGAAGCTTAACAATGCCGTAGTCAATAATCTTGATGGTGAAAATTCTAAAAATGGTACTCATAAAGGCAAAGAAGAACAACAGCCTAAGAAGATGAGTGTGAAGAAGACTATGGGAAGAATTATTCCTGGTGAAGATTCAGATTCGGATTATGGGAACGTTGAGAATGAAGGTGATGATCCTTTGGAGGAAGAGGATGATGAAGAGTTTATGAAACGGGTGAAGAAAACCAAGGCCGAGAAACTATCAATAGTAGATCATTCGAAAATTGACTATCCTCCTTTCAGAAAGAATTTTTACATAGAAGTTAAGGAGATTTCAAGAATGAGTGCTGAAGAGGTTTCTGCTTACAGGAAACAACTGGAATTGAAGATCCATGGAAAGGATGTTCCTAAACCGATCAGAACGTGGCACCAGACGGGACTGTCCTCCAAGATGTTAGACACTATAAAGAAACTGAATTATGAGAAGCCCATGTCTATTCAGGCTCAGGCTCTGCCAGTAATTATGAGTGGCCGAGATTGCATTGGGATTGCTAAGACGGGTTCTGGTAAAACTCTGGCATTTGTATTACCAATGCTGAGACATATTAAGGACCAGCCTCCTCTGATGTCTGGAGATGGTCCTATTGGGCTGATAATGGCCCCTACGAGAGAGCTTGTGCAGCAAATTCATAGTGATATTAAGAAGTTCACTAAGGCGATGGGTCTCGTTTGTGTACCTGTGTATGGAGGTTCTGGGGTTGCTCAGCAAATTAGTGAATTGAAGCGAGGAGCTGAAATTGTTGTGTGCACTCCGGGCAGGATGATTGATATACTTTGTACAAGTGGTGGAAAGATTACGAATCTGCGAAGAGTCACTTACTTGGTCATGGATGAAGCTGATCGAATGTTTGACATGGGATTTGAACCTCAGATCACAAGAATTGTCCAAAACACACGGCCTGACCGTCAGACAGTCCTGTTCTCTGCAACTTTTCCTCGCCAGGTTGAAATATTAGCTCGTAAAGTATTGAACAAACCTGTTGAAATACAGGTAGGTGGTAGGAGTGTTGTGAACAAGGATATAACACAACTGGTTGAGGTGAGGCCAGAAGGTGAAAGATTCCTTCGGCTCCTTGAATTACTTGGTGAATGGtatgaaaaaggaaaaattttGATATTTGTTCACACACAGGAGAAATGTGATGCTTTATTTAGGGATTTGCTCAAGCATGGTTATCCCTGCCTCTCCCTTCATGGGGCAAAGGATCAGACTGATCGCGAGTCCACCATATCCGACTTTAAAAGTAATGTGTGTAATTTGTTGATTGCTACTAGTATAGCAGCCAGGGGCTTAGATGTCAAGGAGCTTGAACTGGTAATCAATTATGATGTTCCGAACCATTATGAGGACTATGTTCATCGCGTTGGTCGGACTGGTCGGGCTGGTAGGAAAGGTTGTGCCATCACATTCTTATCTGAAGATGATGCAAGATATGCACCTGATCTTTTGAAAGCTTTACAACTGTCGGAGCAAGTTGTTCCAGATGACCTGAAAGCTCTCGCTGATAGTTTCATGGCGAAGGTGAATCAGGGACTTGAGCAAGCACATGGGACTGGTTATGGTGGTAGTGGTTTTAAATTTAATGAAGAAGAGGATGAAGTGAGAAGAGCCGCCAAGAAAGCACAGGCAAAAGAATATGGATTTGAGGAAGATAAATCAGATTCAGAGGATGAAGATGATGGAATTAGAAAAGCAGGTGGCGACCTCTCTCAGCAGGCTGCCCTTGCTCAGGCTGCTGCTCTTGTTGCTGCTTCCAAAGCGAGTATGGCTTCAGCGGCAACTCCAGTTTCAGCTGGTCAGCTTCTCCCCAATGGTGGCTTGCCTGTTGCATTGCCTGGTGTACTTGGTATTAATATACCAGGTGCAACAGCAGCTGTTGCTGGAAATGGACTGCCAATTGGCTCTAATGATGTGACAGCCAGAGCAGCAGCATTGGCAGCTGCCTTGAACTTGCAGCACAACTTAGCAAAGATTCAGGCCGATGCAATGCCTGAACATTATGAAGCAGAATTAGAAATAAATGATTTCCCTCAAAATGCTCGCTGGAAGGTGACGCACAAGGAGACTTTGGGTCCTATTTCTGAATGGACGGGAGCTGCCATCACCACTCGAGGACAGTATGTTCCACCTGGCAAGGCACCAGGGCTTCTGGATAGGAAGCTGTACTTGTTCATTGAGGGCCCCACGGAACAATCTGTCAAGAGAGCAAAAGCAGAACTAAAACGTGTTTTGGAGGACATTACCATGCAAGCATCATCTCTTCCTGGTTCGGCTCAGCCAGGCAGATACTCAGTTGTATAA
- the LOC107805313 gene encoding uncharacterized protein LOC107805313 — MGVLMEGDRIFEFDNWRNLMSYWKGDFQYKETIKSFLSNTQWKKLRDGVFENFFRLQGVKFCGRLIHCVLLSEIISNDSHSMTFKVFDHEVKFTREAFQIINGLKCSSSVDFKVLGERENRLSKVYFPGKDRIELGDLWHFITSHSYGTTTSFVGSHDDTVKLATIYFVESVLMGKRKNRNVSERVMKIIDDDELCSSFNWGSLCYEKLLKSLKSCLKPKQNTSENENEKDKEKDSYTILGFPFAFCVWIMEVFPIFQEKQFVYFRECGFPRMLCYSDMKSPYYDTLCKKYFHNEKLYQLLEMVPFLSSEVDAEPTSVHVPLSQDQSSMPSTQFDEVLLKEIVNALKKNLGSKIDTLLKLLDKPHERTIEREPSVPISKDAVDDQCDDIDVHVEDHYESDYRDAHLEDETDIGIEIGKESFETARKEDGVDYHDDEISKERSGGQSQDIENTQGTSISKIVCKCIEGTYDISTPLSLTDNIGSQKNASQDNDLTGMILTVAKEQNKNEAVNQYTRKRKRDGIGFDGPSFAILTPTPPTTQMSIDEGLSMEVEGNVEEELGRGKRNKKLSWQLKSPFEQKRKRGTSMAHNENTPKYTGWIKSKYTRTCIFYYAKDDKNLLKKFIGWLGKEKWKGCKKV, encoded by the exons ATGGG TGTGCTAATGGAAGGAGATCGTATTTTCGAGTTTGATAATTGGCGTAATTTGATGAGCTATTGGAAAGGAGATTTTCAGtataaggaaacaataaaaagttTCTTGTCGAACACGCAATGGAAGAAGTTGAGGGATGGTGTTTTCGAAAACTTTTTTCGATTACAAGGTGTGAAGTTCTGTGGTAGACTTATTCATTGTGTGTTGCTTTCAGAAATTATAAGCAATGACTCGCATTCAATGACATTCAAGGTTTTTGATCATGAAGTGAAGTTTACACGTGAAGCGTTCCAGATAATTAATGGGTTGAAATGTTCTTCTTCAGTGGACTTCAAAGTTTTAGGTGAAAGAGAGAATAGACTTTCGAAAGTCTACTTCCCTGGAAAGGATAGAATCGAGTTAGGCGATTTGTGGCATTTTATTACTAGTCACTCATATGGTACAACTACATCATTTGTAGGCAGCCATGACGATACGGTGAAGTTGGCaacaatttattttgttgaatctgtGTTGATGGGGAAGCGCAAGAATCGGAATGTGTCTGAGCGGGTAATGAAAATCATAGATGACGATGAACTCTGCTCTTCTTTCAATTGGGGCTCTCTTTGTTATGAAAAGTTACTAAAATCATTGAAGAGCTGCTTGAAGCCCAAACAAAATACTTCAGAGAATGAGAATGAGAAAGATAAAGAGAAGGACAGTTATACTATACTTGGCTTCCCTTTCGCCTTCTGTGTTtggattatggaagtattccCAATTTTTCAGGAAAAACAATTTGTGTACTTCAGAGAATGTGGGTTCCCCCGGATGCTATGTTATTCAGATATGAAATCTCCATATTATGATACCCTATGTAAAAAGTATTTCCATAATGAAAAA TTGTATCAGTTGCTCGAGATGGTACCATTTCTTTCTTCTGAAGTAGATGCGGAGCCCACTAGTGTGCATGTGCCATTGTCTCAAGATCAAAGTTCAATGCCTTCAACACAATTTGATGAAGTCTTGCTTAAGGAAATTGTTAAC GCTTTAAAGAAAAACCTAGGATCAAAGATTGATACTTTATTGAAGCTTCTTGACAAACCTCATGAAAGGACCATAGAGAGAGAACCTAGTGTTCCAATTAGCAAAGATGCAGTTGATGATCAATGTGATGATATAGATGTGCATGTAGAAGATCATTATGAAAGCGATTATAGAGATGCGCATCTAGAAGATGAAACTGATATTGGCATCGAAATTGGGAAAG AATCTTTTGAAActgcaaggaaagaagatggagTGGACTATCATGATGATGAAATTTCAAAAGAGAGAAGTGGAGGACAATCTCAAGACATAGAAAATACCCAAGGAACAAGCATAAGTAAGATTGTTTGCAAATGTATAGAAGGAACGTATGATATCTCTACACCTCTCTCTCTTACAGACAATATTGGAAGCCAAAAAAATGCTAGTCAAGATAATGATTTAACTGGCATGATCTTGACAGTTGCAAAAG AGCAAAACAAAAATGAAGCCGTTAACCAATATACTAGGAAAAGGAAGAGAGATGGTATTGGTTTTGATGGTCCATCATTTGCTATTCTTACTCCTACTCCTCCGACTACACAAATGAGCATTGATGAGGGTTTGTCTATGGAGGTTGaaggaaatgttgaagaagaGCTTGGTCGAGGGAAAAGGAATAAGAAGCTTAGTTGGCAATtgaaatctccttttgaacagaaaagaaaaagaggaacatCGATGGCACACAATGAAAATACTCCTAAGTATACAGGCTGgataaaatcaaaatatactcgtacatgtattttttattatgcCAAAGATGATAAAAACTTATTGAAGAAATTTATTGGGTGGTTGGGCAAGGAGAAATGGAAAGGTTGCAAAAAAGTGTAA
- the LOC142169933 gene encoding uncharacterized protein LOC142169933, protein MFFLELADSSFVLDDKHIDIALYYLRKKECYHPCAHPFRCTTTDILFDNYMLIVYKDFNEDASDLFWCDDNQLVLTPYVWGDNRRCGIAWTEVDKIFFPCRLPSEDNDVVTHFLLGVLDLNERKIDVYDSIYSEPYEQGMKHIEMYARMIPHLLKFSQFEKNHKSFGNAFNKFDIQWQRSPHQTGSTDCGAFLIKYVELLMMGKDVEKFQPEDISNFRKELAANLWAHGEWKKNSGYDTPPENVGDDYDSENETSCLKEL, encoded by the exons atgtTCTTCCTTGAGCTTGCAGATAGTAGCTTTGTACTTGATGATAAG CATATTGACATTGCCCTGTATTATTTGAGAAAGAAGGAATGCTACCACCCTTGCGCCCATCCTTTTCGTTGCACAACTACAGATATACTTTTTGATAACTATATGCTAATTGTGTATAAGGATTTCAATGAAGATGCTTCAGATTTATTTTGGTGTGATGATAATCAGTTGGTTCTCACACCATATGTGTGGGGTGACAATCGTAGATGTGGAATTGCTTGGACAGAGGTTGACAAAATCTTTTTTCCATGTCGGCTTCCTTCAGAAGATAATGATGTTGTGACACATTTTCTTTTGGGGGTATTGGACTTGAATGAGAGAAAGATTGATGTGTACGATTCCATATATAGTGAGCCATATGAGCAAGGAATGAAACACATTGAAATGTATGCACGCATGATCCCCCACTTGCTAAAGTTCTCacagtttgagaaaaatcacaagtCTTTTGGAAATGCATTCAACAAATTTGATATTCAGTGGCAAAGATCACCACACCAAACTGGATC GACTGATTGTGGTGCATTCCTAATCAAGTATGTGGAGTTGTTGATGATGGGAAAGGATGTGGAGAAATTCCAACCTGAGGACATATCAAACTTCAGAAAAGAACTTGCAGCAAATCTTTGGGCACATGGAGAGTGGAAAAAAAATTCTGGTTATGATACACCACCAGAAAATGTCGGCGACGACTATGATAGTGAAAATGAAACTTCCTGCCTAAAGGAGCTGTAG
- the LOC107798230 gene encoding 15-cis-zeta-carotene isomerase, chloroplastic produces the protein MATSIFLSHPLFPFPPLSSKHHKIPTPKQTSAILAYHPTIKYIKKPFFNSHFPFPYKPRKEIWSISVGRTQIDDKDEILVGEDSAEFQLSKQKISSWVYFTGILGVVLYVLNVIWIDNSTGFGKSFIDAVSTISDSHEIVMLSLTLIFSIVHSGLASLRDKGEELIGERAFRVVFAGISLPLAVSTIVYFINHRYDGVQLWQLQSIAGLHELVWFSNFISFFFLYPSTFNLLEVAAVDKPKMHLWETGIMRITRHPQMVGQVIWCLAHTLWIGNSVAVAASVGLIGHHLFGAWNGDRRLAIRHGEAFEVVKNRTSVIPFAAILDGRQKLPEDYYKEFFRLPYVSITALTLGAYFLHPIMQAASYRLHW, from the exons ATGGCCACTTCAATTTTCCTCTCACATCCTCTTTTTCCTTTCCCTCCTTTATCATCAAAACACCATAAAATCCCAACTCCCAAACAAACCTCAGCCATATTAGCATATCACCCCACCATCAAATACATCAAGAAACCATTTTTCAACTCCCATTTTCCATTTCCTTACAAACCCAGAAAGGAAATTTGGTCTATTTCAGTGGGAAGAACACAAATTGATGATAAAGATGAAATTTTGGTGGGGGAAGATTCAGCTGAATTCCAGTTATCCAAACAAAAGATTTCATCTTGGGTTTATTTTACTGGGATTCTTGGTGTTGTTCTTTATGTTCTTAATGTTATTTGGATTGATAATTCAACTGGCTTTGGAAAATCATTCATTGATGCTGTTTCCACCATTTCAGATAGCCATGAG ATTGTAATGCTTTCCCTCACCTTGATTTTCTCAATAGTCCACAGCGGTCTTGCTAGTCTTAGAGACAAAGGTGAGGAACTCATTGGAGAACGTGCCTTTCGTGTAGTGTTTGCCGGGATATCTTTGCCATTGGCAGTCAGCACAATT GTGTATTTCATTAACCACCGATACGATGGAGTGCAATTATGGCAATTACAGAGCATAGCCGGACTTCATGAACTAGTTTGGTTCTCTAActttatttccttcttcttcctaTACCCATCGACATTCAATTTGCTAGAGGTAGCAGCTGTTGACAAGCCCAAGATGCATCTTTGGGAAACTGGAATTATGAGGATTACCAGGCATCCACAG ATGGTTGGGCAGGTGATATGGTGCTTAGCTCACACGTTGTGGATCGGGAACTCAGTTGCAGTGGCTGCCTCAGTAGGTTTGATTGGACATCATCTGTTTGGTGCCTGGAATGGAGACCGAAGGTTAGCCATACGACATGGTGAGGCTTTTGAAGTCGTGAAGAACAGAACGAGTGTCATACCATTTGCAGCTATTCTTGATGGCCGCCAAAAGTTGCCTGAAGATTATTACAAGGAATTTTTCAGGTTGCCTTATGTATCAATAACAGCATTGACATTAGGTGCTTACTTTCTCCATCCCATTATGCAAGCTGCCAGTTATCGGCTGCACTGGTAG